One Paraburkholderia sp. HP33-1 genomic region harbors:
- a CDS encoding aspartate aminotransferase family protein — protein MSTVFHRSPKQTLPVAVAGDGIEIIDSTGKRYIDASGGAAVSCLGHSNQRVIDAIKRQAQQLPYAHTSFFTTEPAEELADRLVASAPAGLEHVYFVSGGSEAIEAALKLARQYFVEKGETQRRHFIARRQSYHGNTLGALAIGGNAWRREPFLPILIEAHHVSPCYAYREQRADETEEAFAQRLADELEQKILELGADTVAAFVAETVVGATAGAVPPVREYFRKIRAVCDRYGVLLILDEIMSGMGRTGHLFACEEDGVAPDMLTIAKGLGAGYQPIGATLVSDRIYQTIVGGSGFFQHGHTYIGHATACAAALEVQRVIAEDKLLPNVQARGEQLRGRLREHYAQHPHIGDVRGRGLFVGVELVKDRATKEPFDAKLKLHATIKREAFARGLMVYPMGGTVDGKSGDHVLLAPPFICTERDIDEIVSRLNDAIGASLAAV, from the coding sequence ATGTCCACCGTTTTCCATCGTTCTCCGAAGCAAACCTTGCCGGTGGCCGTCGCGGGCGACGGCATCGAAATCATCGACTCCACGGGCAAGCGCTATATCGACGCGTCCGGCGGCGCCGCTGTGTCATGCCTCGGGCACAGCAACCAGCGCGTGATCGACGCGATCAAGCGGCAGGCGCAGCAGCTGCCGTATGCGCACACGTCGTTCTTCACGACGGAGCCGGCCGAGGAGCTGGCCGACCGGCTCGTCGCGAGCGCGCCGGCCGGACTCGAGCACGTGTACTTCGTGTCGGGTGGCTCGGAAGCGATCGAGGCGGCGCTGAAGCTCGCGCGCCAGTACTTTGTCGAAAAGGGCGAGACGCAGCGGCGTCATTTCATCGCGCGCCGGCAGAGCTATCACGGCAACACGCTTGGGGCGCTCGCGATCGGCGGCAATGCATGGCGCCGTGAGCCGTTCCTGCCGATCCTGATCGAAGCGCATCACGTGAGCCCGTGCTACGCGTATCGCGAGCAGCGCGCGGACGAAACCGAAGAGGCATTCGCGCAGCGTCTCGCCGATGAACTCGAGCAGAAGATTCTCGAACTCGGTGCGGACACGGTCGCGGCGTTCGTCGCGGAGACGGTGGTCGGCGCAACGGCCGGTGCGGTGCCGCCGGTGCGCGAGTACTTCCGCAAGATTCGCGCGGTCTGCGATCGCTATGGCGTGCTGCTGATACTCGACGAGATCATGTCGGGCATGGGCCGCACCGGCCATCTGTTCGCGTGCGAGGAAGACGGCGTGGCGCCCGATATGCTGACCATCGCGAAGGGTCTTGGGGCGGGTTATCAGCCGATCGGCGCGACGCTGGTCAGTGATCGCATCTATCAGACGATCGTCGGCGGCTCGGGCTTCTTCCAGCATGGCCATACCTATATCGGCCATGCAACCGCGTGCGCGGCGGCGCTCGAAGTGCAGCGCGTGATCGCGGAGGACAAACTGCTGCCGAATGTGCAGGCGCGCGGCGAGCAGTTGCGCGGGCGGCTGCGCGAGCACTATGCGCAGCATCCGCACATTGGCGACGTGCGCGGGCGCGGCTTGTTCGTTGGCGTCGAACTCGTGAAGGATCGCGCGACCAAAGAGCCGTTCGACGCCAAACTGAAACTGCATGCGACGATCAAGCGCGAGGCCTTCGCGCGCGGCCTGATGGTGTATCCGATGGGCGGCACCGTCGACGGCAAGAGCGGCGATCATGTGCTGCTCGCGCCGCCGTTCATCTGCACGGAGCGCGACATCGACGAGATCGTGAGCCGCCTGAACGATGCGATCGGCGCGTCGCTCGCTGCCGTCTAA
- a CDS encoding carboxymuconolactone decarboxylase family protein — protein sequence MTERLPHFDMSTATPEQKAVLDEILSGPRGNLNGPFLGWIHSPELAQHAQRLGAFCRYQTGLSLRLSELAILVTATRWQAQAEWYIHYPIALKAGVSEADAETIRQGRRPDFADADDALIYDFASELYETKRVSDATYAQAVERFGHQVVINLVGLLGYYALVAMTLNVFDMRAIGQQSLPFPE from the coding sequence ATGACCGAGCGCTTGCCTCACTTCGACATGTCCACCGCCACGCCCGAACAGAAGGCGGTGCTCGACGAAATTCTGTCCGGCCCGCGCGGCAACCTGAACGGGCCGTTCCTTGGCTGGATCCACAGCCCGGAACTCGCGCAGCACGCACAGCGCCTCGGCGCGTTTTGCCGCTACCAGACCGGCCTGTCGCTGCGTCTGTCGGAACTCGCGATTCTGGTGACCGCTACGCGCTGGCAGGCGCAGGCGGAGTGGTACATCCACTATCCGATCGCGTTGAAGGCGGGCGTTAGCGAAGCGGACGCCGAGACGATCCGCCAGGGGCGGCGCCCCGATTTCGCCGATGCCGACGACGCGCTGATCTACGACTTCGCGAGCGAACTGTACGAGACGAAGCGGGTGTCGGACGCGACGTACGCGCAGGCGGTCGAGCGTTTCGGACATCAGGTCGTGATCAACCTGGTCGGTCTGCTCGGCTACTACGCGCTGGTCGCGATGACGCTGAATGTGTTCGACATGCGCGCGATCGGACAGCAAAGCCTGCCGTTTCCCGAATAG
- a CDS encoding DUF4148 domain-containing protein, with product MKSLLSAVVIASALIVPAVSFAQQANGPITRAQVRAELVAAQKAGLVYQNDTQYPKAVPQGSTIVTASTQGSQDVGGVKAASSDAGAPTTVQQRIFSTYRGN from the coding sequence ATGAAATCGCTTCTTTCCGCAGTCGTCATCGCATCGGCTCTTATCGTTCCGGCAGTGTCGTTCGCGCAGCAGGCCAACGGTCCGATCACGCGCGCTCAGGTGCGCGCCGAACTCGTCGCCGCGCAGAAAGCGGGCCTCGTGTACCAGAACGACACCCAATATCCGAAGGCCGTGCCCCAAGGCTCGACGATCGTCACGGCTTCGACGCAAGGTTCGCAGGATGTCGGCGGCGTGAAGGCCGCTTCGTCGGACGCAGGTGCACCGACGACCGTGCAGCAACGCATCTTCTCGACGTATCGCGGTAACTGA
- a CDS encoding OsmC family protein encodes MKRKASAVWQGGLQNGKGSISTDSGVLKDTQYSFATRFADGIGTNPEELIAAAHAGCFSMALSAELGKANITPERIGTTATVTLDKDGGGFSITAVHLDVTVKIPGGDKAAFDKATADAKAGCPVSKVLNATITMDAKLET; translated from the coding sequence ATGAAGCGCAAGGCATCGGCAGTCTGGCAAGGCGGCCTGCAAAACGGCAAGGGCTCGATTTCCACCGACAGCGGCGTCCTGAAGGACACTCAGTACTCGTTCGCGACGCGCTTCGCGGACGGCATCGGCACGAATCCGGAGGAGCTGATCGCGGCTGCGCATGCGGGGTGTTTCTCGATGGCGTTGTCGGCGGAACTGGGCAAGGCCAACATCACGCCGGAGCGGATCGGCACTACCGCCACCGTGACGCTCGACAAGGACGGCGGCGGCTTCTCGATCACCGCGGTGCATCTCGACGTGACCGTGAAGATTCCAGGCGGAGACAAGGCCGCGTTCGACAAAGCCACTGCGGACGCGAAGGCCGGTTGCCCGGTGTCGAAGGTGCTGAACGCGACGATCACGATGGATGCGAAGCTGGAGACCTGA
- a CDS encoding TetR/AcrR family transcriptional regulator — translation MNDSKQAAKKAGEVCQRGRPREFDTDTVLASASQVFWDHGYHATSIDDLCKATGLLRGSLYGVFGDKHGIMLAALDHYSEGAVARLAQRLSAPVEPEQALRDALLHYARVACALSGRRSCFITNTTLEMQPGDEVLRTRVAAIQRRMATLLAAAVIRGQASGAFDSTLDEKAVGDFLLCVMQGLRVMGRVAHEEDALIGIVDVAMRALA, via the coding sequence TTGAACGATTCAAAGCAAGCCGCGAAAAAAGCCGGCGAAGTGTGTCAGCGTGGCCGTCCGCGCGAGTTCGACACGGACACCGTGCTGGCAAGCGCGAGTCAGGTGTTTTGGGATCACGGCTACCACGCGACGTCGATCGACGATCTGTGCAAGGCGACGGGTCTGCTGCGCGGCAGTCTGTACGGCGTGTTCGGCGACAAGCACGGCATCATGCTGGCCGCGCTCGATCATTACTCGGAAGGCGCGGTCGCACGGCTCGCACAGCGCTTGAGCGCGCCCGTCGAGCCGGAGCAGGCGCTGCGCGACGCGCTGCTGCATTACGCGCGGGTCGCGTGCGCCCTAAGCGGCCGGCGCAGCTGCTTCATTACGAATACGACGCTCGAAATGCAGCCCGGCGACGAAGTGCTGCGCACGCGCGTCGCCGCGATACAGCGGCGCATGGCCACCTTGCTCGCGGCGGCGGTGATTCGCGGTCAGGCGAGCGGCGCATTTGATTCGACGCTCGACGAAAAAGCCGTCGGCGATTTCCTGCTATGTGTGATGCAGGGCTTGCGGGTCATGGGGCGAGTCGCGCATGAGGAAGATGCCCTGATCGGTATCGTCGATGTGGCGATGCGCGCCCTGGCGTAG
- a CDS encoding MFS transporter — MKSEAIKSAPAAFGGSAGCATCTAGAVTGPGPAMAGMALAAKAAAPGLQRQTLALAVLFVGAFLAPLDYFIVNLALPSIHTGLDASDAQLQLVVSAYASAYAVLLITGGRLGDLFGRRRMFMTGMAAFVVASALCGFATSGQMLVISRIVQGIAAAVMAPQVLATIRAVVPLHQQTRVMSLYGFVFGLSSIVGQLGGGALITYHPFGLDWRVIFLINIPIGIAAFIGTWKFVPENQPATHTGVDLKGVALLSAVLLLVIYPMTHGREAGWPAWTFAMFALAVPMFALFVATERRVERGGGHPLVDLQLFRNRAFALGLVLAFLFYCNSAFFLTYGIFLQTGLHWTPLASGIAIMPFALGFVIGPLTSPAVVKRIGAHVLTLGFSMLTLGFAVTGWSATQTATPDLLFYSGLVCAGVGHGLLLPSIVRIVLQEVVPEKAGLASGVVSSTLQIGSAFGTAAISGAFFGALGASAAPGSYAHAFQLSLGINAVLMFVCIGLSVLLVRHQQGLRRSLAQAA; from the coding sequence ATGAAAAGCGAAGCGATCAAGTCCGCTCCGGCGGCGTTCGGTGGATCCGCCGGCTGCGCCACATGCACAGCCGGCGCCGTGACCGGTCCCGGACCGGCGATGGCAGGCATGGCGCTCGCCGCCAAAGCGGCGGCGCCGGGCTTGCAGCGCCAGACGCTCGCGCTCGCCGTGCTGTTCGTCGGCGCCTTTCTCGCGCCGCTCGATTACTTCATCGTCAATCTCGCGCTGCCGTCGATTCACACGGGCCTCGACGCGAGCGACGCGCAACTGCAACTCGTCGTGTCCGCATATGCGTCCGCCTACGCGGTGCTGCTGATCACGGGCGGCCGGCTCGGCGATCTGTTCGGCCGCCGTCGCATGTTCATGACGGGCATGGCGGCGTTCGTGGTCGCGTCGGCGCTGTGCGGCTTCGCGACGAGCGGCCAGATGCTCGTGATTTCACGCATCGTGCAGGGCATCGCGGCCGCGGTGATGGCGCCGCAGGTGCTCGCGACGATTCGCGCGGTCGTGCCGCTGCATCAGCAGACACGCGTGATGAGTCTGTATGGCTTCGTGTTCGGTTTGTCGTCGATCGTCGGGCAACTCGGCGGCGGCGCGCTGATCACCTATCACCCGTTCGGTCTCGACTGGCGCGTGATCTTCCTCATCAACATCCCGATCGGCATCGCGGCCTTCATCGGCACGTGGAAGTTCGTGCCCGAGAACCAGCCGGCCACGCATACGGGTGTCGACCTGAAGGGCGTCGCGCTGCTCTCGGCGGTGCTGCTGCTCGTCATCTATCCGATGACGCATGGCCGCGAAGCCGGTTGGCCCGCGTGGACCTTCGCGATGTTCGCGCTCGCGGTGCCGATGTTCGCGCTGTTCGTCGCGACCGAGCGGCGCGTCGAGCGTGGCGGCGGCCATCCGCTCGTCGATCTGCAACTGTTCCGTAACCGCGCGTTCGCGCTGGGTCTCGTGCTTGCGTTCCTGTTCTACTGCAATAGTGCGTTCTTCCTGACCTACGGCATCTTCCTGCAAACCGGCCTGCACTGGACGCCGCTCGCGTCGGGCATCGCGATCATGCCGTTCGCGCTCGGCTTCGTGATCGGGCCGCTCACGTCGCCGGCCGTGGTCAAGCGCATCGGCGCACATGTGCTGACTCTCGGCTTCTCGATGTTGACGCTCGGCTTCGCCGTGACCGGCTGGTCCGCGACCCAGACCGCGACGCCCGATCTGCTGTTCTATTCCGGGCTGGTCTGCGCGGGCGTCGGACATGGCCTGCTGTTGCCGTCGATCGTGCGCATCGTGCTGCAGGAGGTGGTGCCTGAGAAGGCCGGGCTTGCATCGGGCGTGGTGTCGTCGACGCTGCAGATCGGCTCCGCTTTCGGTACCGCGGCGATCAGCGGCGCGTTCTTCGGGGCGCTCGGCGCAAGCGCGGCACCGGGGTCTTATGCGCACGCCTTCCAGTTGAGCCTCGGTATCAATGCCGTGCTGATGTTCGTGTGTATCGGCCTGAGCGTACTGCTCGTGCGTCATCAGCAAGGCCTGCGGCGCTCACTCGCGCAAGCGGCTTGA
- a CDS encoding YodC family protein, producing the protein MLTATIDALQTSSAAFNAGDVVKLKEGGPRMTVTYAGPVALNSGDWLICEWFDEQGELRHERFAPQDVRAEPRSIPAGSVQSHRIARAA; encoded by the coding sequence ATGCTGACCGCTACCATTGACGCATTGCAGACAAGCTCCGCCGCCTTCAACGCAGGCGACGTCGTCAAGTTAAAGGAAGGGGGCCCGCGCATGACCGTGACGTACGCAGGTCCGGTCGCGCTCAACAGCGGCGACTGGCTGATCTGCGAGTGGTTCGACGAACAAGGCGAACTGCGCCACGAAAGGTTTGCACCACAAGACGTGCGCGCGGAACCGCGCTCGATTCCGGCCGGCTCGGTACAGTCGCATCGCATCGCGCGCGCGGCCTGA
- a CDS encoding superinfection immunity protein codes for MGGNLAVQVIAAAFALALYFLPAIIADRRKRRDVLTLALFNACLGWTVLGWLLAMYWGLQPNPPENLATDVVETRKALSLRAFSSALMVRVRRREAARDRPEH; via the coding sequence ATGGGTGGCAACTTGGCCGTTCAGGTCATCGCCGCGGCGTTCGCGCTGGCGCTGTATTTTCTGCCGGCGATCATCGCGGACCGGCGCAAGCGCCGCGACGTGCTGACGCTCGCGCTCTTCAACGCCTGCCTCGGCTGGACCGTGCTCGGTTGGCTGCTGGCGATGTATTGGGGACTACAGCCGAATCCGCCGGAGAACCTCGCGACCGACGTCGTCGAGACACGCAAAGCGTTGAGTCTGCGCGCGTTTTCGTCGGCTCTGATGGTGCGGGTGCGGCGGCGCGAGGCCGCGCGCGATCGGCCCGAGCACTGA
- a CDS encoding M20 family metallopeptidase, translating to MITDDTAQQAQLNPDTLREFVERKWNDEIVPALTDYIAVPAKSPAFDPDWARHGYLERVITDAAQWAEQQPVRGLKLEVIRLPGRTPVIFFETAATRSGSDETIVLYGHLDKQPEFDGWRNDLGPWTPKLEDGKLYGRGGADDGYAIYASLTALAALDAQGVERPRCVGLIETCEESGSYDLLPYVDALRERLGNVGLVVCLDSGAGNYDQLWLTTSLRGLVGGDLEVQVLDEGIHSGVYGGIVPSSFRVMRQLFDRLEDSANGTLLPKGFHCPVPADRLREVEAAARILGDDVWKKMPWACGQDGRQVLPTTADPREALLNSTWRPSLSVTGAAGLPALADAGNVLRPRTAFKLSLRLPPTIEAEKAVAELKALLEFDPPYNAKVTFKPDAGAASGWNAPEVAPWLATALNDASRQHFGADAAYMGLGGTIPLMNVLKAGFPKSQFMVCGVLGPKSNAHGPNEFLHVPFGKKLTAAVAEVIAAAP from the coding sequence ATGATCACCGACGATACGGCCCAGCAGGCCCAACTGAACCCGGACACGCTACGAGAATTCGTCGAGCGCAAGTGGAACGACGAGATCGTGCCCGCGCTGACCGACTACATCGCGGTGCCGGCCAAGAGCCCGGCGTTCGATCCCGACTGGGCGAGGCACGGCTATCTGGAGCGAGTGATCACCGACGCCGCGCAATGGGCCGAGCAGCAGCCGGTGCGCGGCCTGAAGCTCGAGGTGATCCGCCTGCCGGGCCGCACGCCCGTGATCTTCTTCGAAACGGCGGCGACGCGCTCGGGCAGTGATGAAACCATCGTGCTCTACGGCCACCTCGACAAGCAGCCCGAGTTCGACGGCTGGCGCAACGACCTGGGTCCCTGGACGCCGAAGCTCGAAGACGGCAAGCTCTACGGTCGCGGCGGCGCGGACGACGGGTACGCGATCTACGCGAGCCTGACGGCGCTCGCCGCGCTCGATGCGCAGGGTGTCGAGCGTCCGCGCTGCGTCGGGCTGATCGAAACCTGCGAAGAGTCGGGTAGCTACGACCTCCTGCCATACGTCGACGCGCTGCGCGAGCGGCTCGGCAACGTCGGGCTCGTCGTGTGTCTCGATTCGGGCGCGGGCAACTACGATCAACTATGGTTGACCACGTCGCTGCGCGGCCTCGTCGGCGGCGATCTCGAAGTGCAGGTGCTCGACGAAGGGATTCACTCGGGCGTCTATGGCGGCATTGTGCCGTCGAGCTTCCGCGTCATGCGGCAACTGTTCGACCGTCTCGAAGACTCCGCGAACGGCACGCTGCTGCCGAAGGGCTTTCATTGCCCGGTGCCAGCCGATCGTCTGCGCGAAGTGGAGGCCGCCGCAAGGATTCTCGGCGACGACGTCTGGAAGAAGATGCCGTGGGCGTGCGGCCAGGACGGCCGTCAGGTGCTGCCCACCACGGCCGATCCGCGCGAGGCGCTGCTCAATTCGACGTGGCGTCCGTCGCTGTCGGTGACGGGCGCGGCCGGCTTGCCCGCGCTCGCCGACGCCGGCAACGTGCTACGGCCGCGCACGGCGTTCAAGCTGTCGCTGCGTCTGCCGCCGACCATCGAAGCGGAAAAGGCGGTCGCCGAACTGAAGGCGTTGCTCGAATTCGATCCGCCGTACAACGCGAAGGTCACGTTCAAGCCGGATGCGGGCGCGGCGAGCGGCTGGAACGCGCCGGAGGTTGCGCCGTGGCTCGCCACCGCGCTCAACGACGCATCGCGTCAGCACTTCGGCGCCGACGCTGCCTACATGGGCCTCGGCGGCACGATCCCGCTGATGAACGTGCTGAAGGCCGGTTTCCCGAAGTCGCAGTTCATGGTGTGCGGCGTGCTCGGGCCGAAGTCGAACGCACATGGGCCGAACGAGTTCCTGCACGTGCCGTTCGGCAAGAAGCTGACGGCCGCGGTGGCCGAGGTGATCGCCGCGGCGCCTTGA
- the pdeR gene encoding cyclic di-GMP phosphodiesterase, with product MSDELHDQVLHARFGTSSPCWRLSAASDTLELASAHGRAAPSVAIPLTPSQAAQVRGLSGVTSHVVVDVQLDSAPLRLHLVGKKLNGHRWGGTASAHADTESVARALLHGLSFAEQVVSEVNSVVVIVDRHGRIQRFNRLAEELTGLREEDIIGRRVWTLFMSSEGDVVSNRVSADFFNRGEPYEIERRIKTVHGERLFLFRNRFVRSGNGIEDQFLICSGTDITEQRLAQDRLIEQATTDPLTGLANRNAIQERIQIAIEQAAPGETVGVLFLDLDNFKKVNDHYGHVFGDRLICDVSDAIRNCLNPGDSLARLGGDEFIVLATKGSAHALENTAQRILDRMRMPFAVGLVEVYTGCSIGIARWPEHGDSLESLIRSADTAMYVAKDEGKRTHRVFSPDMNRRVAEFMWLDTNLRRGLEEGQFALHYQPKLNLATGAVEGAEALVRWNSPERGQIMPVEFIRYAEESGLIGVLGRWVMETAAKQAARWKAAGYDLRVAINVSARQLTDTAVVRHFAEALQHAGLDPCLVDLELTESCLIENEAAVIELIKQFRQLGAQVHLDDFGTGYSSLSQLGRIPLDVIKLDRSFVRSIDADMKAQALVRSMVAVAQELDFQVVAEGIETEAEEAFMKGIGVDYVQGYLYARPMPALEFERWLLDRRKLRLIA from the coding sequence ATGAGCGACGAGCTACACGACCAGGTGCTTCACGCGCGGTTCGGCACGAGCAGCCCTTGCTGGCGTCTATCGGCGGCCAGCGACACACTGGAACTCGCGTCGGCGCACGGCCGCGCGGCTCCCAGCGTCGCGATTCCCCTCACACCTTCGCAAGCCGCACAGGTCCGCGGCCTCAGCGGCGTGACTTCGCACGTGGTCGTCGATGTGCAACTGGACAGCGCACCGCTGCGTCTGCATCTGGTCGGCAAGAAGCTCAATGGTCATCGCTGGGGCGGCACCGCGTCGGCCCACGCCGACACCGAATCGGTCGCGCGCGCACTGCTGCACGGTCTGTCATTCGCCGAGCAGGTGGTCTCCGAGGTGAACTCGGTGGTCGTGATCGTCGACCGGCACGGCCGGATACAGCGCTTCAACCGGCTCGCCGAGGAACTGACCGGGCTCAGGGAAGAGGACATCATCGGCCGCAGGGTCTGGACGCTGTTCATGTCGTCCGAAGGCGACGTGGTTTCGAACCGCGTCAGCGCGGACTTCTTCAATCGCGGCGAACCGTACGAGATCGAGCGACGCATCAAGACGGTGCACGGCGAGCGGCTGTTCCTGTTCCGCAACAGGTTCGTGCGCAGCGGCAACGGCATCGAAGACCAGTTCCTGATCTGCTCGGGCACCGACATCACCGAGCAACGGCTCGCCCAGGACCGCCTGATCGAGCAGGCCACCACCGACCCGCTCACGGGTCTCGCCAATCGCAACGCGATCCAGGAGCGCATCCAGATCGCGATCGAACAGGCCGCGCCGGGCGAAACCGTCGGTGTGCTATTTCTCGATCTCGACAACTTCAAGAAGGTCAACGATCACTACGGCCACGTGTTCGGCGACCGGCTGATCTGCGACGTGTCGGACGCGATCCGCAACTGCCTCAATCCGGGCGACTCGCTCGCGCGGCTAGGCGGCGATGAATTCATCGTGCTCGCGACGAAGGGCTCCGCGCATGCGCTCGAAAACACCGCGCAGCGCATTCTCGACCGCATGCGCATGCCGTTCGCGGTCGGGCTCGTCGAGGTCTACACCGGCTGTTCGATCGGCATCGCGCGTTGGCCCGAGCATGGCGACAGCCTCGAATCGCTGATCCGTTCCGCCGACACCGCGATGTACGTTGCGAAGGACGAAGGCAAGCGCACGCATCGCGTGTTCTCGCCGGACATGAACCGCCGCGTCGCCGAGTTTATGTGGCTCGACACGAATCTGCGCCGCGGACTCGAGGAAGGCCAGTTCGCGCTGCACTATCAGCCGAAACTGAACCTTGCCACAGGGGCCGTGGAAGGCGCGGAAGCGCTGGTGCGCTGGAATTCGCCAGAGCGCGGCCAGATCATGCCGGTCGAGTTCATTCGTTATGCCGAGGAATCCGGACTGATCGGCGTGCTCGGCCGCTGGGTGATGGAAACCGCCGCGAAGCAGGCGGCCCGCTGGAAAGCGGCCGGCTACGACTTGCGCGTCGCGATCAACGTGTCCGCGCGGCAACTCACGGATACAGCCGTGGTCCGCCATTTCGCCGAGGCGCTGCAGCACGCGGGCCTCGATCCATGCCTCGTCGACCTCGAACTGACCGAAAGCTGCCTGATCGAAAACGAAGCGGCCGTGATCGAACTGATCAAGCAGTTCCGCCAACTCGGCGCGCAAGTGCATCTGGACGACTTCGGCACCGGCTATTCGTCGCTGTCGCAACTCGGTCGTATTCCGCTCGACGTGATCAAGCTCGACCGCAGCTTCGTGCGCTCGATCGACGCGGATATGAAGGCCCAGGCGCTGGTGCGCTCGATGGTTGCGGTCGCACAGGAACTCGACTTCCAGGTGGTCGCCGAAGGGATCGAAACCGAAGCGGAAGAAGCCTTCATGAAGGGAATCGGTGTCGATTACGTGCAGGGCTACCTGTACGCGAGGCCGATGCCCGCCCTCGAATTCGAGCGCTGGCTGCTCGACAGGCGCAAGCTCAGGCTGATCGCCTGA